One Sanguibacter keddieii DSM 10542 genomic window carries:
- the ddaH gene encoding dimethylargininase, producing the protein MTTAPAARARRYLMCRPEHFTVSYEINPWMDVSRPTDTARAVQQWERLRDVYLDLGHTVDLVEPVAGLPDMVYAANGATVVDGVVYSARFTHPERQPEADVYLRWFAENGFEVHSARERNEGEGDILTVGPLTLAGTGFRTDTAAHAEAAGLWGREVVTLELVDPRFYHLDTALTVLEGSEGGTTPGVVAYYPDAFSAESRARLSDLFPDAVHAVESDATVLGLNAVSDGLHVVLNPAATRLQGQLVERGYEPIGVDTTELLLGGGGAKCCTLEIRAAG; encoded by the coding sequence ACCGTCAGCTACGAGATCAACCCGTGGATGGACGTGAGCCGCCCGACGGACACCGCGCGGGCCGTCCAGCAGTGGGAGCGGCTCCGTGACGTGTACCTCGACCTCGGGCACACCGTGGACCTCGTCGAGCCCGTCGCCGGCCTCCCCGACATGGTCTACGCGGCCAACGGCGCGACGGTGGTCGACGGCGTCGTCTACAGCGCCCGGTTCACGCACCCCGAGCGCCAGCCCGAGGCCGACGTGTACCTGCGGTGGTTCGCCGAGAACGGCTTCGAGGTGCACAGCGCCCGCGAGCGCAACGAGGGTGAGGGCGACATCCTCACGGTGGGTCCCCTGACGCTCGCCGGGACGGGCTTCCGCACCGACACCGCGGCGCACGCCGAGGCGGCAGGGCTGTGGGGCCGCGAGGTCGTGACGCTCGAGCTGGTCGACCCGCGCTTCTACCACCTCGACACCGCGCTGACGGTCCTCGAGGGTTCCGAGGGCGGGACGACCCCGGGTGTCGTCGCCTACTACCCGGACGCCTTCTCCGCGGAGAGCCGGGCGCGGCTCTCCGACCTCTTCCCGGACGCCGTGCACGCCGTCGAGTCCGACGCGACCGTGCTCGGGCTCAACGCGGTCTCCGACGGCCTCCACGTGGTCCTCAACCCCGCCGCGACCCGCCTGCAGGGGCAGCTCGTCGAGCGTGGCTACGAACCGATCGGCGTCGACACCACCGAGCTGCTGCTCGGCGGCGGCGGCGCGAAGTGCTGCACGCTCGAGATCCGGGCGGCGGGCTGA
- the rocD gene encoding ornithine--oxo-acid transaminase codes for MDTTHVEVRDHLVHNYAPLPVTVAQGEGSWVTDVEGHRYLDMLSGYSALNFGHRHPALVAAATAQLGRVTLTSRAFDNDQLGPFADELCALVEGSLALDGTHAAMLPMNTGAEAVETAVKAVRKWGHRRGITEPTIIVGSDNFHGRTTTVVSFSTDDEAREGYGPFTPGFRVVPYGDAEAVAAAIDETTVAVLMEPIQGEAGVVVPPPGYWASLRTVCDDAGILLVADEIQSGLGRTGTTLACELWNVRPDLVTLGKALGGGILPVSAVVGRADVLDVFTPGTHGSTFGGNPLASAVGRAVVRLLDSGEVQERAATLGAHLQLRLDELVETELLAEVRGAGLWAGIDLTPAWPSGRELCLALRDAGVLAKDTHGATVRLAPPLTITEDDLDLGIDRLRDVLASR; via the coding sequence ATGGACACCACGCACGTCGAGGTCAGGGACCACCTGGTGCACAACTACGCACCGCTCCCCGTGACCGTCGCGCAGGGCGAGGGCTCGTGGGTGACCGACGTCGAGGGCCACCGGTACCTCGACATGCTGTCCGGCTACTCCGCCCTGAACTTCGGGCACCGCCACCCCGCGCTGGTCGCCGCGGCCACCGCGCAGCTGGGCCGCGTGACGCTGACGTCGCGTGCCTTCGACAACGACCAGCTCGGTCCCTTCGCCGACGAGCTCTGCGCACTGGTCGAGGGGTCGCTCGCCCTCGACGGGACGCACGCCGCGATGCTCCCCATGAACACCGGGGCCGAGGCGGTCGAGACGGCGGTCAAGGCCGTGCGCAAGTGGGGCCACCGCCGCGGGATCACCGAGCCGACCATCATCGTCGGCAGCGACAACTTCCACGGGCGCACCACCACGGTCGTGTCCTTCTCGACCGACGACGAGGCCCGCGAGGGCTACGGGCCGTTCACGCCAGGGTTCCGCGTGGTGCCGTACGGCGATGCAGAGGCTGTCGCCGCCGCGATCGACGAGACCACGGTCGCGGTGCTCATGGAGCCCATCCAGGGCGAGGCCGGCGTGGTCGTGCCCCCGCCCGGGTACTGGGCGTCGCTGCGGACGGTGTGCGATGACGCCGGCATCCTGCTGGTCGCCGACGAGATCCAGTCCGGGCTCGGGCGCACGGGGACGACCCTGGCGTGCGAGCTCTGGAACGTCCGGCCCGACCTGGTGACGCTCGGCAAGGCCCTCGGCGGCGGGATCCTCCCCGTGAGCGCTGTCGTCGGCCGGGCCGACGTGCTCGACGTCTTCACCCCGGGGACGCACGGGTCGACCTTCGGGGGCAACCCGCTCGCGAGCGCCGTGGGCCGCGCCGTGGTGCGCCTGCTCGACTCCGGGGAGGTCCAGGAGCGCGCGGCGACGCTCGGCGCGCACCTCCAGCTGCGGCTCGACGAGCTCGTCGAGACCGAGCTGCTCGCCGAGGTGCGCGGCGCCGGCCTGTGGGCCGGGATCGACCTCACGCCGGCCTGGCCGTCCGGGCGCGAGCTGTGCCTCGCGCTGCGTGACGCCGGCGTCCTCGCCAAGGACACCCACGGTGCGACGGTGCGCCTGGCGCCACCGCTGACCATCACCGAGGACGACCTCGACCTGGGGATCGACCGGCTGCGGGACGTGCTCGCGTCCCGCTGA
- a CDS encoding daunorubicin resistance protein DrrA family ABC transporter ATP-binding protein — protein MSDYAIEAHGLVKHFGSTRAVDGIDLEVPAGTVYGVLGPNGAGKTTAVRMLATLLRPDAGTARILGHDILREADTVRSLVGLTGQYASVDEDLTGAENLMVLARLYGFSRPAARRRGADLLEAFDLTEAAGKQVKTYSGGMRRRIDLAASLVMSPAVLFLDEPTTGLDPRSRNDVWDIVRVLVDDGATVLLTTQYLEEADQLANRIAVVDHGKVIAEGTATELKSSVGSGSVQLRLADPSRRDEAARIVAGLLGEPDAVSLSPDPAALSARIDSSADGSARAHQILPRLHDAGIHVPEFSLGQPSLDEVFLALTGQPTGTGQPTDTGKPTDSTQGTEAGPGSAAGQTTEEATS, from the coding sequence ATGAGCGACTACGCGATCGAGGCGCACGGCCTCGTCAAGCACTTCGGGTCCACCCGAGCGGTCGACGGCATCGACCTCGAGGTCCCCGCCGGGACCGTCTACGGCGTGCTGGGCCCCAACGGGGCAGGCAAGACCACCGCGGTGCGGATGCTCGCGACCCTGCTGCGGCCCGACGCCGGCACCGCCCGGATCCTCGGCCACGACATCCTCCGCGAGGCCGACACCGTCCGCAGCCTCGTCGGCCTCACCGGGCAGTACGCCTCGGTCGACGAGGACCTCACCGGCGCCGAGAACCTCATGGTGCTCGCGCGCCTCTACGGGTTCTCCCGGCCCGCAGCCCGTCGGCGCGGCGCCGACCTTCTCGAGGCCTTCGACCTCACCGAGGCGGCCGGCAAGCAGGTCAAGACGTACTCGGGCGGCATGCGGCGGCGCATCGACCTCGCCGCGAGCCTCGTGATGAGCCCCGCGGTGCTGTTCCTCGACGAGCCCACCACCGGCCTCGACCCGCGCAGCCGCAACGACGTGTGGGACATCGTCCGGGTGCTCGTGGACGACGGCGCCACGGTGCTGCTCACCACCCAGTACCTCGAGGAGGCAGACCAGCTGGCGAACCGCATCGCCGTCGTCGACCACGGGAAGGTCATCGCCGAGGGCACCGCCACGGAGCTCAAGAGCTCGGTGGGGTCGGGCTCGGTCCAGCTGCGCCTGGCCGACCCGTCACGCCGCGACGAGGCGGCGCGCATCGTCGCCGGCCTGCTCGGCGAGCCCGACGCCGTCTCGCTGTCCCCCGACCCGGCGGCGCTCTCGGCACGCATCGACAGCAGTGCCGACGGCTCCGCACGCGCCCACCAGATCCTGCCGAGGCTGCACGACGCGGGGATCCACGTCCCCGAGTTCTCGCTCGGCCAGCCGAGCCTCGACGAGGTGTTCCTCGCGCTCACGGGTCAGCCGACAGGCACAGGTCAGCCGACAGACACAGGGAAGCCGACAGACTCGACCCAGGGCACCGAGGCCGGGCCGGGCTCCGCGGCCGGGCAGACCACCGAGGAGGCCACCTCATGA
- a CDS encoding ABC transporter permease, with the protein MSTTDNPTTAATSLRSAVSLEVRPGRPSPIENTLTFAWRALLKIKHVPEQLFDVTLTPIIFTLMFTYLFGGAIAGDTSTYLQFLLPGILVQTVLIITVYTGFTLNTDITKGVFDRFRSLPIWRPAPIVGALLGDTVRYTIASVITLGLGLILGYRPGGGVAGTLAAIALLLVFAFSLSWIFTIFGLLMRTPNAVMGVSMLILMPLTFASNIFVDPATMPSALRAFVDVNPVTHLVTAIRGLMGGGAAFSDVVWVLVASAALTLVFAPITMRLYRTKS; encoded by the coding sequence ATGAGCACCACCGACAACCCCACCACCGCGGCCACGTCGCTGCGGTCTGCCGTCTCCCTCGAGGTCCGGCCCGGCCGGCCGTCGCCGATCGAGAACACGCTCACCTTCGCGTGGCGCGCCCTGCTGAAGATCAAGCACGTGCCCGAGCAGCTCTTCGACGTGACGCTCACCCCGATCATCTTCACGCTGATGTTCACGTACCTGTTCGGCGGGGCGATCGCGGGCGACACCTCCACCTACCTGCAGTTCCTGCTGCCCGGGATCCTCGTGCAGACCGTGCTGATCATCACCGTGTACACGGGGTTCACGCTCAACACGGACATCACCAAGGGGGTGTTCGACAGGTTCCGCTCGCTGCCCATCTGGCGTCCCGCGCCGATCGTCGGCGCGCTCCTCGGGGACACCGTCCGCTACACCATCGCGTCGGTCATCACGCTCGGCCTCGGGCTGATCCTCGGGTACCGCCCGGGCGGTGGCGTGGCCGGCACGCTCGCCGCGATCGCCCTGCTGCTCGTCTTCGCGTTCTCGCTCAGCTGGATCTTCACGATCTTCGGGCTGCTGATGCGCACCCCCAACGCCGTCATGGGCGTGTCCATGCTCATCCTCATGCCGCTGACCTTCGCGTCCAACATCTTCGTCGACCCGGCGACGATGCCGTCGGCGCTGCGCGCCTTCGTCGACGTCAACCCGGTGACGCACCTCGTCACCGCGATCCGGGGCCTCATGGGCGGCGGGGCAGCGTTCTCCGACGTGGTGTGGGTGCTCGTGGCCTCGGCCGCGCTGACCCTGGTGTTCGCGCCGATCACGATGCGGCTCTACCGGACCAAGAGCTGA
- a CDS encoding universal stress protein, whose amino-acid sequence MSHSDAIIVGVDGSVSSLHALDWAVAHATRSGQPITVVCAYSLPSFAAASLDGGYAALDDNAIQDGARSVLDDARARAARSGVTVTTELAAGDAAGVLVERSKDFALAVVGTRGRGGFAERLLGTVSSALPAHGHCPTVVVPYRGSGDPDADVPTHPMKRVVVGVDGSPSAYGALHAAIHQANLWGAELVAVAGVPVGAGAGMLAWLPAAIDHEQVLADVTDGLDAIVDKAEAAHPGTTIRRIVLDGSGAELLTEFSEASDLLVVGSRGRGGFAGLLLGSTSQAVLHHSTCPVLVVNKHCEIPES is encoded by the coding sequence ATGTCGCACTCTGATGCCATCATCGTCGGCGTCGACGGCTCGGTCTCGAGCCTCCACGCGCTCGACTGGGCGGTCGCGCACGCGACGCGCAGCGGACAGCCCATCACGGTGGTCTGCGCCTACTCCCTGCCCTCCTTCGCCGCGGCGTCCCTCGACGGCGGGTACGCCGCTCTCGACGACAACGCCATCCAGGACGGCGCACGGTCTGTCCTCGACGACGCCCGCGCACGCGCCGCACGGTCCGGCGTGACCGTGACCACCGAGCTCGCCGCCGGGGACGCCGCCGGGGTGCTCGTCGAGCGCTCCAAGGACTTCGCCCTCGCCGTCGTCGGGACGCGCGGTCGCGGCGGCTTCGCCGAACGTCTCCTCGGTACCGTGTCCTCGGCCCTCCCTGCGCACGGGCACTGCCCGACGGTCGTCGTCCCCTACCGCGGCAGCGGCGACCCGGACGCGGACGTCCCCACCCATCCGATGAAGCGGGTCGTGGTCGGCGTCGACGGCTCGCCCTCGGCCTACGGGGCCCTCCACGCAGCCATCCACCAGGCGAACCTGTGGGGCGCCGAGCTCGTCGCCGTCGCCGGGGTGCCGGTCGGTGCCGGCGCCGGGATGCTGGCCTGGCTGCCCGCCGCGATCGACCACGAGCAGGTCCTCGCCGACGTCACCGACGGCCTCGACGCGATCGTCGACAAGGCCGAGGCTGCGCACCCGGGCACCACCATCCGCCGGATCGTGCTCGACGGCAGCGGCGCCGAGCTGCTCACCGAGTTCTCCGAGGCGAGCGACCTGCTGGTCGTCGGCTCACGCGGCCGCGGCGGCTTCGCCGGCCTCCTCCTGGGCTCCACGAGCCAGGCCGTGCTGCACCACTCCACCTGCCCCGTGCTCGTGGTCAACAAGCACTGCGAGATCCCCGAGAGCTGA
- a CDS encoding C40 family peptidase, with product MAPLSSIATAATGNAATVGRRTALVAASSGLIVSLMGATSASAAPLPTDASVSTVDVTSLKAEARAALSTAPAVTVAADASWTVEQIDMVVTPAPEPEPEPEPVRAPAAASRTAERTSIATDTQTETEAAAPVEVAAEAPVEAAAAVPASASGSAVLDIAGRYVGVPYVSGGASPDGFDCSGFTQYVFAQLGINLPRQSGAQAQAGTVVSREDAQPGDLIASPGHIAIYAGGNSQIDAPRPGKSIQFREIWQTNPTFIRIG from the coding sequence ATGGCGCCGCTGAGCTCGATCGCCACCGCGGCGACCGGCAACGCAGCGACCGTCGGACGTCGGACGGCCCTCGTGGCAGCGTCCTCCGGCCTCATCGTCTCCCTGATGGGCGCCACCTCTGCCTCGGCAGCTCCCCTCCCCACCGACGCGTCGGTCTCGACCGTCGACGTCACCTCGCTCAAGGCAGAGGCCCGCGCAGCCCTCAGCACGGCTCCCGCCGTCACGGTCGCCGCGGACGCCTCGTGGACCGTCGAGCAGATCGACATGGTCGTCACCCCTGCTCCCGAGCCTGAGCCCGAGCCGGAGCCGGTGCGCGCACCTGCCGCCGCCTCCCGCACGGCCGAGCGCACGTCGATCGCCACCGACACGCAGACCGAGACCGAGGCTGCGGCCCCCGTCGAGGTCGCGGCCGAGGCTCCGGTCGAGGCAGCGGCTGCTGTCCCCGCGTCGGCGAGCGGCTCTGCCGTCCTCGACATCGCGGGCCGCTACGTGGGCGTCCCGTACGTCTCGGGCGGCGCCTCCCCGGACGGCTTCGACTGCTCCGGCTTCACGCAGTACGTGTTCGCCCAGCTCGGCATCAACCTGCCGCGCCAGTCGGGTGCACAGGCACAGGCCGGGACCGTCGTGTCCCGCGAGGACGCCCAGCCCGGCGACCTCATCGCGTCCCCCGGCCACATCGCCATCTACGCCGGTGGCAACTCGCAGATCGACGCTCCGCGCCCCGGCAAGAGCATCCAGTTCCGCGAGATCTGGCAGACGAACCCGACGTTCATCCGTATCGGCTGA
- a CDS encoding metal-dependent transcriptional regulator: protein MSDLIDTTEMYLKTIYELTEEGIVPLRARIAERLGHSGPTVSQTVARMERDGLVVVSGDRHLELTEVGATKAMRVMRKHRLTERLLTDVIGLDWAFVHEEACRWEHVMSDRVEKRLIDLLDHPHFSPYGNPIPGLSELGEVAPAVDFLDGVESLPVVVSRRALADGPFSATVARLGEPLQTDVELLERLSSAGVVPSGEIVVTILESGAGVSVGVEGADLVLDLPEEVSRHIFVAR, encoded by the coding sequence GTGAGCGACCTGATCGACACCACCGAGATGTACCTGAAGACGATCTACGAGCTGACCGAAGAGGGCATCGTGCCGCTCCGGGCGCGCATCGCGGAGCGCCTGGGGCACTCGGGCCCGACGGTCTCGCAGACGGTGGCGCGCATGGAGCGCGACGGTCTGGTCGTCGTGAGCGGTGACCGTCACCTCGAGCTGACCGAGGTCGGGGCCACCAAGGCCATGCGCGTCATGCGCAAGCACCGGCTCACCGAGCGCCTCCTCACCGACGTCATCGGGCTCGACTGGGCCTTCGTCCACGAAGAGGCCTGCCGCTGGGAGCACGTGATGAGCGACCGCGTCGAGAAGCGCCTCATCGACCTGCTCGACCACCCGCACTTCTCCCCGTACGGCAACCCGATCCCCGGCCTCTCCGAGCTCGGTGAGGTGGCGCCCGCCGTCGACTTCCTCGACGGTGTCGAGTCGCTCCCGGTGGTCGTCTCGCGCCGCGCGCTCGCGGACGGCCCGTTCTCCGCGACCGTGGCCCGTCTCGGCGAGCCGCTGCAGACGGACGTGGAGCTCCTGGAGCGCCTGTCGTCGGCCGGCGTCGTCCCGTCGGGAGAGATCGTCGTCACGATCCTCGAGTCCGGCGCGGGTGTGTCGGTGGGTGTGGAGGGCGCTGACCTGGTACTCGATCTGCCCGAAGAGGTCTCCCGTCACATCTTCGTCGCCAGGTGA
- the serC gene encoding phosphoserine transaminase, with protein MVGDVTATPSIPAALLPADGRFGSGPGKVRDAQLDALAATGRSLLGTSHRQPPVKDLVGRVRSGLSELFSVPDGYEVILGNGGSTAFWDAATFSLVRDRAAHGVFGEFGAKFSAATAGAPFLEPSAVTTGAPGTVALPAAHPDADVYAWAHNETSTGAMAPVRRVAGASADALTVIDATSGAGGLPVDISETDVYYFAPQKSFASDGGLWLAVVSPAAVERIGEIAVKGRWIPEFLSLQNAVTNSRANQTLNTPAIATLFLLGEQVRWMLDQGGLDWAAARTAESAAHLYSWAESREWATPFVADPADRSTVVGTIDLDERVDATEIARVLRAHGVVDVDPYRKLGRNQLRVAMFPSVDPSDVQALTACVDHLVEHSG; from the coding sequence ATGGTGGGCGACGTGACTGCCACGCCAAGCATCCCAGCCGCCCTCCTGCCCGCCGACGGCCGCTTCGGGAGCGGCCCGGGCAAGGTGCGCGACGCACAGCTCGATGCGCTCGCCGCGACGGGGCGCAGCCTCCTCGGCACGTCCCACCGCCAGCCCCCTGTGAAGGACCTCGTCGGCCGTGTCCGGTCGGGCCTCTCCGAGCTGTTCTCCGTGCCGGACGGGTACGAGGTCATCCTCGGCAACGGCGGCTCCACCGCCTTCTGGGACGCGGCCACCTTCTCCCTCGTGCGCGACCGCGCGGCGCACGGGGTGTTCGGCGAGTTCGGCGCCAAGTTCTCGGCCGCGACCGCGGGCGCACCGTTCCTCGAGCCCTCTGCTGTCACCACGGGAGCACCGGGCACCGTCGCGCTGCCTGCCGCGCACCCCGACGCCGACGTCTACGCGTGGGCGCACAACGAGACCTCGACCGGAGCGATGGCCCCCGTGCGCCGCGTCGCCGGCGCCTCGGCCGACGCGCTCACCGTCATCGACGCGACCTCGGGGGCCGGCGGGCTGCCCGTCGACATCTCCGAGACGGACGTCTACTACTTCGCGCCCCAGAAGTCCTTCGCGTCGGACGGCGGCCTGTGGCTCGCCGTCGTGTCACCGGCGGCCGTCGAACGCATCGGCGAGATCGCGGTCAAAGGCCGGTGGATCCCCGAGTTCCTGTCGCTGCAGAACGCCGTGACGAACTCTCGTGCGAACCAGACGCTCAACACCCCGGCGATCGCCACCCTGTTCCTGCTCGGCGAGCAGGTGCGGTGGATGCTCGACCAGGGCGGCCTCGACTGGGCGGCGGCCCGGACCGCCGAGTCGGCCGCGCACCTGTACTCCTGGGCGGAGAGCCGCGAGTGGGCGACGCCGTTCGTCGCCGACCCCGCCGACCGGTCGACCGTCGTCGGCACGATCGACCTCGACGAGCGGGTCGACGCGACCGAGATCGCCCGCGTCCTGCGCGCGCACGGCGTCGTCGACGTCGACCCCTACCGCAAGCTCGGCCGCAACCAGCTCCGCGTCGCGATGTTCCCCTCCGTCGACCCCTCCGACGTCCAGGCCCTCACCGCCTGCGTCGACCACCTCGTCGAGCACTCGGGCTGA
- a CDS encoding MFS transporter — MSPTFASLRYYNYRLWFSAALVANVGTWMQRVAQDWLVLTVLTDNSGTAVGIVTALQFLPVLALSAWAGVLADRVDRRKLLILTQSALGVLALALGALVLSGYAELWHVYVFAALLGCVTAIDNPVRQTFVAEMVPKEKLSNAVGLNSAGFNAARLVGPGAAGLLIAAFGPGWMFIINGLTFAAVIVAMTRMRISELNRLPVTARAKGQIREGVRYVRNRSDIVVIMCVVCVVSTFGLNFQLTSAVMATAEFGKGAGEYGILGSILAIGSLAGALLAARRERPRVRLVIGSAFAFGVSTGLMAIMPTYWTYALMSIPVGFSSLTMLTAANSTIQMTTEPQMRGRVMALYMMVFLGATPIGSPLVGWIAETFGARWAIGVGSITALLVAAGAALWTKHNWDYTVKYQVFHRPHVEVTYGPSTIDSPRPAEADARRDVADGLGVQEAKDRTTAA, encoded by the coding sequence ATGAGCCCTACCTTCGCCTCCCTGAGGTACTACAACTACAGACTCTGGTTCAGCGCCGCCCTCGTGGCGAACGTCGGGACCTGGATGCAGCGCGTCGCCCAGGACTGGCTCGTGCTCACCGTCCTCACGGACAACTCGGGGACCGCCGTCGGCATCGTCACCGCCCTGCAGTTCCTCCCGGTGCTCGCGCTGTCCGCGTGGGCCGGCGTGCTCGCCGACCGCGTCGACCGCCGCAAGCTGCTGATCCTCACGCAGTCCGCGCTCGGTGTGCTCGCCCTCGCCCTCGGTGCCCTGGTGCTCTCCGGCTACGCCGAGCTGTGGCACGTGTACGTGTTCGCCGCGCTGCTCGGCTGCGTCACGGCCATCGACAACCCGGTGCGCCAGACCTTCGTCGCCGAGATGGTGCCCAAGGAGAAGCTGTCGAACGCCGTGGGCCTCAACTCCGCGGGCTTCAACGCCGCCCGCCTCGTCGGCCCCGGTGCCGCCGGCCTGCTCATCGCGGCCTTCGGCCCCGGGTGGATGTTCATCATCAACGGGCTGACCTTCGCCGCGGTGATCGTCGCGATGACCCGGATGCGGATCAGCGAGCTCAACCGGCTGCCGGTCACGGCGCGAGCCAAGGGGCAGATCCGCGAGGGCGTGCGGTACGTCCGCAACCGCAGCGACATCGTCGTCATCATGTGCGTGGTGTGCGTCGTGTCCACCTTCGGCCTCAACTTCCAGCTGACCTCCGCGGTCATGGCGACCGCCGAGTTCGGCAAGGGTGCGGGGGAGTACGGGATCCTCGGGTCGATCCTCGCGATCGGCTCCCTGGCCGGCGCGCTCCTCGCGGCGCGCCGTGAGCGTCCGCGGGTGCGCCTCGTCATCGGCTCTGCCTTCGCCTTCGGCGTGTCGACCGGGCTCATGGCGATCATGCCGACGTACTGGACCTACGCGCTCATGAGCATCCCCGTCGGGTTCTCGAGCCTCACCATGCTCACCGCGGCGAACTCCACCATCCAGATGACCACGGAGCCGCAGATGCGCGGGCGGGTCATGGCGCTCTACATGATGGTGTTCCTCGGGGCGACGCCCATCGGCTCCCCGCTCGTCGGCTGGATCGCCGAGACCTTCGGCGCCCGGTGGGCGATCGGCGTCGGCTCCATCACCGCCCTGCTGGTCGCGGCCGGCGCGGCACTGTGGACCAAGCACAACTGGGACTACACCGTGAAGTACCAGGTGTTCCACCGACCCCACGTCGAGGTCACCTACGGACCCTCGACCATCGACTCGCCCCGCCCGGCCGAGGCCGACGCCCGACGCGACGTGGCCGACGGCCTCGGCGTCCAGGAGGCCAAGGACCGCACGACCGCGGCCTGA
- a CDS encoding MarR family winged helix-turn-helix transcriptional regulator — MTTPDACAPGTLGGQLRVALTRISRRLRNQRGEADLPEGQFAVLTTIYKHGPMTPGALADHEHIRPPSMTRTVNALAELGLVTKVGHETDKRLVLVELTTTGRDEVRETRRRREAWLTKNLGQLTPEERQTLAAASELLVRIASR, encoded by the coding sequence GTGACCACACCTGATGCCTGCGCCCCCGGAACGCTCGGAGGTCAGCTCCGTGTGGCGTTGACCCGGATCTCCCGACGCCTGCGGAACCAGCGCGGTGAGGCCGACCTCCCTGAGGGACAGTTCGCCGTCCTGACCACGATCTACAAGCACGGACCGATGACACCCGGAGCGCTCGCCGACCACGAGCACATCCGCCCGCCGTCGATGACGCGCACGGTCAACGCGCTCGCCGAGCTGGGTCTCGTGACCAAGGTCGGCCACGAGACCGACAAGAGGCTCGTCCTCGTCGAGCTGACGACCACGGGCCGTGACGAAGTGAGAGAGACCAGGCGACGCCGCGAGGCCTGGTTGACGAAGAACCTGGGTCAGCTGACCCCCGAAGAACGGCAGACGCTCGCAGCGGCGAGCGAGCTGCTCGTGAGGATCGCCAGTCGATGA
- the manA gene encoding mannose-6-phosphate isomerase, class I, with product MEPSSVYRLTNTLQRYAWGSPTVIPELLGTEPDGGPVAEMWLGAHPLAPSMATVEPSASATRAPGPVTDPAPVDLASLLRSSPDALLGRAVVEGYGPRLPYLLKVLAADKPLSLQVHPHPHVARAGFRRENLAGVPLDAPSRNYKDDQHKPEMILALTPFEGLCGFRRPARTLALLDGLAGEHVARMRATLRASPDPAGVRAAFEVALAARETDCATDIAATVDSVRARIAAGRSTSRGDQTLLDLAEAFPGDPGALVSLMLNRVSLEPGEAVFLGAGEVHAYLSGVGVEVMASSDNVLRAGLTAKRVDVDELLSCASYASSPPQRPVLRAEPGGLTAYRAPVAEFSLLFGAVSGHALVTHGGPRVVLCLEGRLTLSGALGPLVTLERGESAFVPHDVGHFALDGHGQVVVAYVP from the coding sequence GTGGAACCCAGTAGCGTCTACCGGCTGACCAACACGCTGCAGCGGTACGCGTGGGGGTCTCCCACGGTGATCCCCGAGCTCCTCGGGACCGAGCCCGACGGCGGACCGGTGGCCGAGATGTGGCTCGGTGCGCACCCCTTGGCCCCGTCGATGGCAACTGTCGAGCCGTCGGCCTCGGCGACCCGGGCGCCCGGGCCGGTCACCGACCCGGCACCCGTGGACCTCGCGAGCCTGCTGCGGTCTTCGCCCGACGCGCTGCTCGGTCGGGCGGTCGTCGAGGGCTACGGCCCGCGGCTGCCCTACCTGCTCAAGGTGCTGGCCGCCGACAAGCCGCTCTCCCTGCAGGTGCACCCGCACCCGCACGTCGCACGTGCCGGCTTCCGGCGTGAGAACCTCGCCGGGGTCCCGCTCGACGCGCCGTCGCGCAACTACAAGGACGACCAGCACAAGCCCGAGATGATCCTCGCGCTCACCCCCTTCGAGGGGCTCTGCGGCTTCCGGCGGCCGGCACGGACCCTCGCGCTGCTCGACGGGCTCGCCGGCGAGCACGTGGCCCGCATGCGCGCCACGCTCCGTGCCTCGCCCGACCCGGCCGGCGTCCGCGCGGCCTTCGAGGTGGCGCTCGCAGCGCGGGAGACCGACTGCGCGACGGACATCGCCGCGACCGTCGACTCCGTGCGCGCGCGCATCGCGGCCGGACGCTCGACCTCCCGCGGCGACCAGACGCTGCTCGACCTCGCCGAGGCCTTCCCCGGCGACCCGGGGGCGCTCGTGTCCCTCATGCTCAACCGGGTGTCGCTCGAGCCCGGCGAGGCCGTGTTCCTCGGCGCGGGGGAGGTGCACGCCTACCTGTCCGGGGTGGGGGTGGAGGTCATGGCGAGCTCGGACAACGTCCTGCGCGCCGGGCTGACCGCCAAGCGGGTCGACGTCGACGAGCTGCTGTCGTGCGCGAGCTACGCCTCGAGCCCCCCGCAGCGCCCGGTGCTGCGCGCGGAGCCGGGCGGCCTCACCGCGTACCGGGCCCCGGTCGCGGAGTTCTCCCTGCTGTTCGGCGCGGTGTCCGGACACGCCCTGGTCACCCACGGTGGCCCACGGGTCGTGCTGTGCCTCGAGGGGCGCCTGACCCTGTCCGGCGCGCTCGGCCCCCTGGTCACGCTCGAGCGCGGCGAGTCGGCCTTCGTGCCGCACGACGTGGGGCACTTCGCCCTCGACGGGCACGGACAGGTGGTCGTGGCCTACGTGCCGTAG